A section of the Malus sylvestris chromosome 17, drMalSylv7.2, whole genome shotgun sequence genome encodes:
- the LOC126610569 gene encoding carbonic anhydrase, chloroplastic-like isoform X2, with amino-acid sequence MGMKKEEMAKEYEEAIASLQKLLSEKEELRAEAAAKVEQVTAQLATAEANGATKPYDAAERLKSGFIYFKKEKYDKNPALYGELAKGQWPKFMLFACSDSRVCPSHVLDMQPGEAFVVRTVANLVPPYDKTKYAGTGAAVEYAVLHLKVSYIVVIGHSACGGIKALLSIPEDGSTLGTDFIEDWIGIASPAGKKVKADHGADAPFADLCGHCEKEAVNVSIGNLLSYPFVREGLLKKTLAIKGGYYDFVNGRFELWDVDFSLNPIFSV; translated from the exons ATGGGCATGAAG AAGGAAGAAATGGCAAAGGAGTACGAAGAGGCCATTGCATCTCTCCAGAAACTTCTCAGTGAGAAGGAGGAGCTGAGGGCTGAAGCGGCTGCTAAAGTGGAGCAGGTAACAGCTCAGCTGGCGACGGCCGAGGCCAACGGCGCCACCAAGCCTTATGATGCCGCCGAGAGGCTCAAGAGCGGCTTCATTTACTTCAAGAAAGAGAAATACGA CAAGAATCCGGCTCTTTACGGTGAACTTGCCAAAGGACAATGGCCCAAGTTTATGCTGTTTGCATGCTCGGATTCTCGAGTCTGTCCTTCACATGTTCTGGATATGCAGCCAGGAGAGGCTTTTGTTGTCCGCACAGTTGCTAACTTGGTCCCACCCTATGATAAG ACTAAATACGCTGGAACTGGGGCGGCCGTTGAGTATGCTGTCTTGCATCTCAAG GTTTCATACATAGTGGTGATTGGGCACAGCGCCTGTGGAGGAATCAAGGCGCTCTTGTCGATTCCAGAAGATGGGTCTACCCTTGGCAC TGACTTCATAGAAGACTGGATTGGTATCGCATCGCCGGCAGGGAAGAAGGTGAAGGCAGATCATGGTGCCGATGCTCCTTTCGCTGATCTCTGCGGCCACTGTGAAAAG GAGGCGGTGAATGTATCGATCGGAAACCTGCTGAGCTATCCGTTTGTGAGAGAGGGTTTGCTGaagaaaaccctagcaatcaagGGAGGATACTATGACTTTGTCAACGGACGTTTCGAGCTCTGGGATGTTGATTTCAGCCTCAACCCCATCTTCTCCGTATGA
- the LOC126610569 gene encoding carbonic anhydrase, chloroplastic-like isoform X3, with translation MAKEYEEAIASLQKLLSEKEELRAEAAAKVEQVTAQLATAEANGATKPYDAAERLKSGFIYFKKEKYDKNPALYGELAKGQWPKFMLFACSDSRVCPSHVLDMQPGEAFVVRTVANLVPPYDKTKYAGTGAAVEYAVLHLKVSYIVVIGHSACGGIKALLSIPEDGSTLGTDFIEDWIGIASPAGKKVKADHGADAPFADLCGHCEKEAVNVSIGNLLSYPFVREGLLKKTLAIKGGYYDFVNGRFELWDVDFSLNPIFSV, from the exons ATGGCAAAGGAGTACGAAGAGGCCATTGCATCTCTCCAGAAACTTCTCAGTGAGAAGGAGGAGCTGAGGGCTGAAGCGGCTGCTAAAGTGGAGCAGGTAACAGCTCAGCTGGCGACGGCCGAGGCCAACGGCGCCACCAAGCCTTATGATGCCGCCGAGAGGCTCAAGAGCGGCTTCATTTACTTCAAGAAAGAGAAATACGA CAAGAATCCGGCTCTTTACGGTGAACTTGCCAAAGGACAATGGCCCAAGTTTATGCTGTTTGCATGCTCGGATTCTCGAGTCTGTCCTTCACATGTTCTGGATATGCAGCCAGGAGAGGCTTTTGTTGTCCGCACAGTTGCTAACTTGGTCCCACCCTATGATAAG ACTAAATACGCTGGAACTGGGGCGGCCGTTGAGTATGCTGTCTTGCATCTCAAG GTTTCATACATAGTGGTGATTGGGCACAGCGCCTGTGGAGGAATCAAGGCGCTCTTGTCGATTCCAGAAGATGGGTCTACCCTTGGCAC TGACTTCATAGAAGACTGGATTGGTATCGCATCGCCGGCAGGGAAGAAGGTGAAGGCAGATCATGGTGCCGATGCTCCTTTCGCTGATCTCTGCGGCCACTGTGAAAAG GAGGCGGTGAATGTATCGATCGGAAACCTGCTGAGCTATCCGTTTGTGAGAGAGGGTTTGCTGaagaaaaccctagcaatcaagGGAGGATACTATGACTTTGTCAACGGACGTTTCGAGCTCTGGGATGTTGATTTCAGCCTCAACCCCATCTTCTCCGTATGA
- the LOC126610566 gene encoding phosphoglucan phosphatase LSF1, chloroplastic-like isoform X3 translates to MLKEKTGSISLVLERPFSPFPIQQLLLMNDLDNLFNRGRVPFATWNKAVLASSLQSSPGTGGNSGFVTFSSKFLKPQGWNYLNGQNGRIQSQMQNNTVAQPLSQLACIYAEEESGDGEWAHGNFPLDEYVKALDRSKGELYYNHALGMRYSKITEHIYVGSCIQTEDDVAALKNVAGVTAILNFQSGTETENWGINSNAINESCQKFGILMINYPIREGDSFDLRKKLPFCVGLLLRLLKKNHCVFVTCTTGFDRSPTCVIAYLHWMTDTSLHAAYNFVTGLHLCRPDRPAIAWATWDLIAMVENGKHEGPPTHAVIFVWNGQEGEDVTLVGDFTANWKEPIRANYKGGSRWEAEIRLSQGKYYYKFIVNGNWRHSTSSPSERDKSGNVNNIIIIGDTASVRPSVQQPQKDVNIVKVIERPLTENERFMLAKAARCVSFSICPIRLAPK, encoded by the exons ATGCTGAAGGAGAAAACGGGATCTATTAGCCTGGTTCTTGAGAGACCCTTCTCTCCTTTTCCAATTCAGCAACTGCTTCTTATGAATGATCTCGATAATCTGTTTAATAGAGGTCGAGTTCCTTTTGCAACTTGGAACAAGGCTGTGCTGGCTTCCAGTTTGCAATCATCTCCAGGAACCGGTGGGAACTCTGGCTTTGTTACGTTCTCCTCAAAGTTTCTGAAACCGCAAGGATGGAATTATTTGAATGGCCAAAATGGTCGCATTCAATCACAAATGCAGAATAATACTGTTGCCCAACCCCTGAGCCAACTTGCTTGTATTTACGCTGAAGAGGAGTCCGGCGATGGAGAATGGGCTCATGGGAACTTCCCACTGGATGAATATGTTAAGGCATTGGATCGCTCTAAAGGCGAACTATACTATAACCACGCTCTTGGTATGCGCTACAGTAAG ATTACTGAACACATATACGTTGGATCATGCATACAAACAGAAGATGATGTGGCGGCACTGAAAAATGTGGCG GGAGTTACTGCTATACTGAATTTCCAAAGTGGAACTGAGACAGAAAATTGGGGAATAAATTCCAATGCAATAAATGAGTCATGCCAAAAGTTCGGTATTCTGATGATTAACTATCCAATAAG GGAGGGAGATTCTTTTGATTTGAGGAAGAAACTACCATTCTGTGTTGGGTTATTATTACGCTTATTAAAGAAGAATCATTGTGTTTTTGTTACTTGTACAACTGGTTTTGATCGGTCTCCTACTTGCGTAATAGCATACCTGCACTGGATGACAGATACTTCCCTTCATGCAGCTTATAATTTTGTCACTGGGTTGCATTTATGCAGGCCTGACAG ACCGGCAATTGCTTGGGCGACATGGGATCTTATAGCCATGGTGGAAAACGGGAAACATGAAGGACCTCCAACACATGCTGTGATATTTGTATGGAATGGGCAAGAG GGGGAGGACGTAACCTTAGTTGGAGATTTCACCGCGAACTGGAAAGAACCAATTCGGGCAAATTACAAAGGGGGATCACGATGGGAAGCAGAAATCAGACTTTCACAAGGAAA GTATTACTACAAGTTCATTGTTAATGGGAATTGGCGGCATTCAACATCCTCCCCATCTGAAAGGGATAAAAGTGGAAATGTCAACAATATAATCATCATTGGCGATACTGCCAGCGTGAGGCCTTCTGTTCAACAACCGCAAAAG GATGTGAATATTGTGAAGGTGATTGAGAGGCCATTGACAGAAAACGAGCGCTTCATGCTGGCAAAAGCAGCTCGTTGCGTTTCGTTCTCGATATGCCCGATTAGACTAGCTCCAAAGTAG
- the LOC126610569 gene encoding carbonic anhydrase 2-like isoform X1 — MSSASSVKSFNLTSSTSSALSPATSRKPSCISARISTSSSSPCRAPPPNLIQNKPVTSVPAITRKEEMAKEYEEAIASLQKLLSEKEELRAEAAAKVEQVTAQLATAEANGATKPYDAAERLKSGFIYFKKEKYDKNPALYGELAKGQWPKFMLFACSDSRVCPSHVLDMQPGEAFVVRTVANLVPPYDKTKYAGTGAAVEYAVLHLKVSYIVVIGHSACGGIKALLSIPEDGSTLGTDFIEDWIGIASPAGKKVKADHGADAPFADLCGHCEKEAVNVSIGNLLSYPFVREGLLKKTLAIKGGYYDFVNGRFELWDVDFSLNPIFSV; from the exons ATGTCTTCAGCTTCGTCAGTTAAGAGTTTTAACCTcacctcctccacctcctccgccCTCTCTCCCGCTACCAGCAGGAAACCTAGTTGTATTTCTGCCAGGATCagcacttcttcttcttctccttgtagaGCTCCTCCCCCTAACCTCATCCAAAACAAGCCTGTTACCTCCGTTCCTGCTATCACTCGG AAGGAAGAAATGGCAAAGGAGTACGAAGAGGCCATTGCATCTCTCCAGAAACTTCTCAGTGAGAAGGAGGAGCTGAGGGCTGAAGCGGCTGCTAAAGTGGAGCAGGTAACAGCTCAGCTGGCGACGGCCGAGGCCAACGGCGCCACCAAGCCTTATGATGCCGCCGAGAGGCTCAAGAGCGGCTTCATTTACTTCAAGAAAGAGAAATACGA CAAGAATCCGGCTCTTTACGGTGAACTTGCCAAAGGACAATGGCCCAAGTTTATGCTGTTTGCATGCTCGGATTCTCGAGTCTGTCCTTCACATGTTCTGGATATGCAGCCAGGAGAGGCTTTTGTTGTCCGCACAGTTGCTAACTTGGTCCCACCCTATGATAAG ACTAAATACGCTGGAACTGGGGCGGCCGTTGAGTATGCTGTCTTGCATCTCAAG GTTTCATACATAGTGGTGATTGGGCACAGCGCCTGTGGAGGAATCAAGGCGCTCTTGTCGATTCCAGAAGATGGGTCTACCCTTGGCAC TGACTTCATAGAAGACTGGATTGGTATCGCATCGCCGGCAGGGAAGAAGGTGAAGGCAGATCATGGTGCCGATGCTCCTTTCGCTGATCTCTGCGGCCACTGTGAAAAG GAGGCGGTGAATGTATCGATCGGAAACCTGCTGAGCTATCCGTTTGTGAGAGAGGGTTTGCTGaagaaaaccctagcaatcaagGGAGGATACTATGACTTTGTCAACGGACGTTTCGAGCTCTGGGATGTTGATTTCAGCCTCAACCCCATCTTCTCCGTATGA